A portion of the Collinsella aerofaciens genome contains these proteins:
- a CDS encoding M24 family metallopeptidase, translating to MAHVDDQRVARVLDALEAQHPGAQLLVNDPWSIYYLTGFYADMFERFCGVLLARGSEPVILVNALHQLPEYDNARVAYHTDTDVVADAIAREVDPTKPLGIDTVMRSGFLMPLMDRHAASEFFLGDFAVTVARAHKDEAEQELMRASSAANDAVMSDAIKLVHEGVTEREIADQMLGLYRKHGCEGFSFPPIVSFGANAGDPHHEPDDTVLKRGDVVLFDIGGRRRNYCSDMTRTFFWGEPDEETARIYDIVRRANEAAEALIAPGARMCDLDRAARDVIEEAGYGQYFTHRLGHSIGLQDHEPGDVSLVNEQVVDPGMTFSIEPGIYLPGRTGVRIEDLALVTESDVEILNAYPHDPVHLD from the coding sequence ATGGCACATGTCGATGACCAGCGCGTGGCGCGCGTGCTCGATGCGCTCGAGGCTCAGCACCCCGGCGCGCAGCTGCTCGTAAACGACCCGTGGTCGATTTATTACCTGACCGGCTTTTATGCCGATATGTTCGAGCGTTTTTGCGGCGTGCTGCTCGCACGCGGTAGCGAGCCCGTGATCCTGGTCAACGCCCTGCATCAGCTGCCCGAGTACGACAATGCCCGCGTGGCCTACCACACCGATACCGACGTCGTGGCCGACGCCATCGCTCGCGAGGTCGATCCGACCAAACCACTCGGCATCGACACCGTTATGCGCTCCGGCTTTTTGATGCCCCTTATGGATCGTCACGCCGCAAGCGAGTTCTTCCTGGGCGACTTTGCCGTCACCGTCGCACGCGCCCACAAGGACGAAGCCGAGCAGGAGCTAATGCGCGCGTCCTCGGCCGCTAACGACGCCGTGATGTCCGACGCCATCAAGCTCGTCCACGAGGGCGTAACGGAGCGCGAAATTGCCGACCAGATGCTCGGTCTGTATCGCAAGCACGGCTGCGAGGGCTTTAGCTTTCCGCCCATCGTAAGCTTTGGCGCCAACGCCGGCGACCCGCATCACGAGCCCGACGACACCGTGCTCAAGCGTGGCGACGTGGTGCTGTTCGACATTGGTGGACGTCGCCGCAACTACTGCTCGGACATGACACGCACGTTCTTTTGGGGCGAGCCGGACGAGGAGACGGCACGCATCTACGACATCGTGCGCCGCGCCAACGAGGCCGCAGAGGCGCTCATCGCACCGGGCGCGCGCATGTGCGACCTGGACCGTGCCGCGCGCGACGTGATTGAGGAAGCGGGCTATGGGCAGTACTTTACGCACCGCCTGGGACACTCGATCGGCCTGCAGGACCACGAGCCGGGCGACGTCTCGCTCGTCAACGAGCAGGTCGTAGACCCGGGCATGACGTTCTCCATCGAGCCGGGTATCTACCTCCCCGGCCGCACCGGCGTCCGCATCGAAGACCTGGCCCTGGTGACCGAGTCCGACGTCGAGATTCTCAACGCCTACCCCCACGACCCAGTCCACCTAGACTAG
- a CDS encoding DUF1667 domain-containing protein: protein MSTNAIVTLQFNCTTCPSECLLTVEVERDANGAVVEVCSVTGNNCPRGDKFAHQELTCPMRVLTTTVAVSGGDEALLPVRTADSIPLALHAQAMNLIRGLVVNAPIRMGDIVLENLLDTNINLIASMDIDPA from the coding sequence ATGAGCACAAACGCGATTGTAACGTTGCAGTTCAACTGCACCACCTGCCCATCCGAGTGCCTTCTGACCGTAGAGGTGGAGCGCGACGCCAATGGCGCCGTGGTGGAAGTGTGCTCCGTAACCGGCAACAACTGCCCGCGCGGTGATAAGTTCGCACATCAGGAGCTCACCTGCCCCATGCGCGTGCTCACCACCACCGTGGCCGTATCCGGCGGCGATGAGGCTCTGCTGCCCGTGCGCACCGCCGATTCCATCCCGCTGGCACTCCACGCCCAAGCCATGAACCTCATCCGTGGCCTAGTCGTCAACGCCCCCATCCGCATGGGCGACATCGTGCTGGAGAACCTCCTAGACACCAACATCAACCTAATCGCCAGCATGGACATCGACCCAGCCTAA